The Candidatus Neomarinimicrobiota bacterium genome segment GGCCAGCAGGGCCTGCCAGGACAGGGAGGCGCTGCCTACCCCGATGACGAAGACGGCCCCCTGATAAAGCCCCAGCTCTGCCCGGTCCGACAACCCCAGCACCAGGGCAGCGAAGTAGACGATGGTCATGGGATTGACCAGGGTCAGGCCCAGGAACTGGGCATACATGGTGAGGGGGGCGCATTCCTGGGCGGACTTTTCAACGCGGGCCGTGGCACCAAAGGCCTTGCGGAGGCCATTGAGGCCGATGATGATCAGCACCGCAGCGCTGAGGACCCTCAGTGGGGTCTGGACGGGCTCCAGAAGGACCACCATGACGCCCCCGCCGACGACGGCCACCAACGCGAAGAGGGTGTCGGCGGTAGCGGCGCCGGCCGCAGCCATCGTACCGGTGCGGAAGCCACAGCGCATACTCATGTCCACAATAAGCACGGATATGGCGCCCACGGGAATGGCGATGCCGTAGCCTGCGATGAGTCCGTCAAGGAACACGACCGCCTAGGACGGCCTGCACGAAGATAAAGAAGTTTGAAGTCCATGAGTTACGGGTATGATATTCATAGAGCTTCGCAAGATTTAGGACGTCACGCCAAGCATGGTGAAAACGCTCAGAGGACGTTACTATTGTTCGGCACTGTTCTTGCTCCACATTACGCTGGAGACGGTAGCATGTATTGGGCAGTAAATCTGATTCTTATGGCGGCACTGACGGCCGGCGGGATCGGCTACCGCTCCAGCATCGTTCGCTCCCAGGCGGTCATATACTTCCCGGACAGGCATATTGAGCAGGTGCGCGTCGTCCATCACGGTGACAACTTTTGTCCGCTCAACTGCAAGGTGCAACACCGTCATCGGGTCCACGATATTCGCTGGTCATGCGCCGCTGCAGCCCCCTGCGAGCATTTCACCGTGCTGCATGTTGTTTATC includes the following:
- a CDS encoding LysE family transporter, whose translation is MFLDGLIAGYGIAIPVGAISVLIVDMSMRCGFRTGTMAAAGAATADTLFALVAVVGGGVMVVLLEPVQTPLRVLSAAVLIIIGLNGLRKAFGATARVEKSAQECAPLTMYAQFLGLTLVNPMTIVYFAALVLGLSDRAELGLYQGAVFVIGVGSASLSWQALLAGLGSFARNIVSSKFSMGARLVGSGIILGLAIRILTRALSNPAL